The DNA segment TGCTGAACTTTCCTTCACAAACCTCACCCTTCCTTTCCGCTTTTCCATTTTTTGCCGAGTTCTGATAACCCGGCAGTCGGATTTACCAGCCCCTTCCTTCACTTTCCAAAAATCATCACTCACCAACTATCCAACCTCGGGGCTGTGGAAAGCGAAAAGAAAGGGCTTGCAAGGCTATACTCCTCGAAAACCTTGTACAACGGTTGTACCACGTCAGGCTACCGCACAAGTTAAGCCAAGGTTAAAGTTTACGAACATTAATGAAATGAAAAGAAATAAAAATGGCCAGCGCAAGCTGGCCAGCGGAAAATTTCATTCTTCAAGCTTTGCAAGCAAGACTTCCTTCATCTCCCTGAGTGCGAACTCGTGCATCGACTTATCGAAACTATCCACCGCTTTCACATGCACAATCGTCTCAATTCCCCGATTCCTCAGCTCTTCAACCGTGAAAAGCACGCATATGTGCGTTACCAACCCACCCACATGAACCTCGGTAACACCAAGATCCTTTAGAAGCTTCTCAAGATTCGTTCCGTAGAACGCCGAATAGCGCGTTTTCCTAATTTCGTACACCTTCTCGTATCCTTCCAAAGCTTCTTTGAGTTCATCAACGATTTCACTCCCGTACGTACCACCAACACAATGCGTTCCCCAAATCTGGAACTCGTAATCGTTCTCATCGTGATAATCCCTTGTGTAGATTATAGGTAGTCCTTCTTCTTTGAATTTTTTCACAAGTTCCAAAATTGGTCCAACCACGCGCTCGGCACCGTTAAAATAGAGCGCTCCACCGGGTTTGGCAAAATCGTTCTGAAGATCGATTATCAAAAGCGCTTTCACACACATCACCTCCAATTTAAAGGCAAGGCAAAACCAAACAGATTAGCTCAAGATTAAATCGAGGGGGGATCCACAACCTATAAAATGTCGAACCTACCGAAATTATTTCGGTAACTTCACCGAGCTCACGTTAAACACCTTCAAATCGTTGTCGTTATCGGGAATGACGATTTTTCCCGACACTATCAATTCCTTTAAGTAATTCATATCGTTAAGCACCCACGGAGCGCGCGAGAGTATGATATCCTTCGTATACTTCATCTCAGACCATCCAACCGCGTCCTCTTTCAATCCAAGGAAAACGGTACCACCTTTGAACTCCCCAGTGTAAGCCCATTTAACTCCCAAGTAACTCGCAACGTCCACCCTCTTGAGTGCACTCGTTAAAATGAGGCCCGGAACTATGTAATCCTGATCCATGTCCCCACCTATAGCGTAATATAGCCTCTTCTTGGCAAGTGCGGCCTTTTTGATGTTCTCGTATCCCTTACCTGCAACTGCTTCGGATCGCTCCTTCGCGGCTTCGAAGATACCCAAACCCGACGCACCCGCCGCCGCGAGAATTACATCAACACCTTGCGAGTACTGGGCCAAAGCCAATTCCTTACCCTTCTTCGGGTCGGAAAATTCGTTCGTGTACCCAACAACCACCTGGACCTTCTTTCCTCTCAACTGAGAATAAGCCTTCACACCGGCTTCGTAACCAATCCTGTAGCGTTCCACAGGTGGAATACGCATACCGCCGATAAAACCAACACTTCCCGTTAGCGTCATCGCTGCCGCCACGTACCCCACAAAGAACGTACCCTCATGCTCTTTGAAGAGAAAACCGATGACGTTGGGTAGTGGTTGGTCCAACGTAAAGTCTATCGCTCCAAAGTACACCGAGGGATACTGTCGCGCAACCTTTTCGAGTGCATCCTTGAGCAGGAAACCTACGGCAAAGACGATTCCCCCGTCTTTTTCCCTCATTACCTCTTCAGCCGCTTTTGAAAGGTTTGGAATGTAATCCGTTTGCTCGTTCGAAACGATCACCTTTGCTTCGATCTTCAGTTCCGAAGCTGCCTTTTTAATTCCAGCCCACGTACCATCGTTGAAAGACTTATCACCCAAACCACCGGTATCGGTTACCATAATCGCCTTAAAAGCAAAGAGCGACGAGCCAAAAAATACTGTTACAAGTACTAAGCCAAAGATCAACTTGCCGAAGTTCCTCACAAACCTTCCCTCCTATCCTCACTTTATTCTTACGTGGATCCCCCCACAAAATTGACATCGCGCGAAGAAAACATAAGGAGTAGCTTCTATGTCCTTGTTTACTTGTTAATCCTGTATTTCTTTATTGCCTCAAGAATCTTCTCCATCGTTTGCTCATCTGGGGCCTCTATCGTGTGGAGGTGCACACCACCTGAAATCTCAAGAAGGGGCTTTGTGTTGGAGGTGGCAAGGGCGGAAACAAACTTTTCGACATCGTCGATAGATTCCACATCTATTCTTCCGATGATTTCCCCATATATTGGGTGCTCAACGATAACGTCAAGAACCCTTCCACCGTTTTCAACGATGATTTTCAACTCATCGTAAATTTCATCGGCACCGTGTTTTACGGCAACGACTCTTCGAACGCGTTCACCCGTATCGAGCAGGTATCCATCACGTGTGGAAACGACTCGGTACCCTTCTTCACGTAACTGGGCAATATCCGAAACCACAACTTGCCTGGTGACACCAAACATTTCGGCCAATTCCTTCCCTTTGATCGGCCTCTTCGAACGCTTGAGTATTTCAAGGATCTTGTACCGTCGTTCCACGAAATCGCCCCCACCGAATGCAAACATTACGTGTAAAGTTCTGTCGTGAAAAATTATATCACGAAATTTTCGAAAAAGCAAAACCCTGTGAATAATGGAACAGAAAGACCGAATTCGTGGTAAACGTTATATGGAGCATACTTAAGAAAGTATACCCGAATTCCTTGAAAAGTTAGTGAGCTAATCCAACGCACGGAGGATCCTCGCATTTTAACGTGGAGAGAAAGTCAGAACGAACCTTTAAACTGCATTTGTAACTTCTTCACCATACCCTCTCGCACTCCCAATCCTTTATCCTCCCACTCTTGCTCGATACACTTATCCCCACCAAGTACACCTCCTTGCCCCTGTACGGCTCATGGTACCCCCGCTCCTTTATCTGCTCCAGCGCTTCCCTTGCCGACCTGTCCACCTTCAACTCGATCACATACACCACTCCGTTCATCCTCACCACCACATCCGCACTTCCTCCCGCACTCTCCTCTTCCACCACCACACTCAAACCTGCTGACTCCATCAAACTCACCATAACCCCCTGATAAAACGACTCCAGGTGTGTCAATCGATCCTTCCCCCCACTCCTCTCTATCCGCCTCCTCACCCTCCAGCTCACCTTCGCGTATATCCCATCCAGCACCTCCACCATCTTCTCAACGTCCTTCATCTTCAGCGCTACCATCAGCTCGTTTGACTTGCTCATCACTTCACTCAAACTCACCTTGTGCTCCACCGCAAACATTATCTTCTCCAAACCTCTCCTCACGTCCTTGTTCGGTATGTACAACTCGTATACCGGTTCTGGGTCCGTTCGGTCGGTTACCAGCTTGAGCGAAAGGTATCCCGCTTGCGCAAGAAACATGTTCGGCGGGTTATCCTCTATCTCAAAGGATGAAAAATCGCTCTGGGAGACCTTATCCTCCAACAACCGCTGTCTCGAAACTCCGTGTTTCTTGAGGTACTCGTAAACAAAACTCGGAGCTCCCGTCTCGCTCCAGTACGGCGCAAACCGCATGTTATCGAAAAACAACAGCACCGCATACGGATTGTACACCCTCCGGTCCTTACCTTCCTCATCGTACCATATCCCATCAAACGAATATCCATCGTAGTACTCCCTGAACATCTCCAAGAACTCATCTTTGCTCAGCCCCGTGAGTTGGAGGTATCTGGCGATGTACTCATCGAAATATTCAATCACTTCCTCGTGCGTGTACCCCAGCATCTGCGCATACTCGGGCTTGAACGAGATGTCAGTCAGGTTGTTCAGCGCACTAAACACACCCATCTTCGTGAACTTCGTCAGTCCCGTGATCAACAAAAACCTAATCTTGTCCACGTGCGCCTTTAACGTCCCGTAAAAACCCCTCAGCAACCGCCTTATCTCCTCAACCTTCCCTTTCTCTATCACATTGTCCAGCACCGGTTTCTCATATTCATCTATCAGTACAACCACCGGTTTACCAAACTTTCTATACAACTTCACTATCAATTCCGAAAAACCGTATCCCGCATCTACTCTCAAGCTCTCCAGCTCTATCCCGTATTCCTCGGCGTTATTTTGAACCACCGCTCTCAGACCGTATTCTACCTTCTCCAACGTTTCCGATTTCATGTCAGTCATGTCAATACGCACCACCGGATACTCTTCCCAGCTCCATTTGTCGTATATCCACGTGCCTTCGAATAACTCTCGCTCACCCTTGAACAAGTAATACAACGTGCTCAGCAACAAACTCTTCCCAAACCTACGCGGCCGGGACAGAAAATACAATCCCTTTTGCCTCTTTACCAACTCGTGTATGTACATCGTCTTGTCAACATACACAAAGTTGCCCTTTATTAAATCCTTAAAGTCATTCAACCCCAACGGTAATCCCTTCATCCGTTCACCCGCCCCTCACTTTCCCAACCTTCTATTCCACGCCCATTTATCAGCCTCTTGAAATTCCTCGAAACTGCCTTCTCTAATACTATCCATGAATTGCGCATCACTGACGGGCTCACATGAAAAATTATACACCTAAAAAACAAAAAAGCTGATCAAACGGTTTGCTTCGAACGAAAACATTTACTGGCGACAACAGCACACTACGTATATCAAAAACCAATCACCTATCCTCATTCCAAGCAAACAACACTTTATCGTTTATTGCAAGTTTATAATTTTTGCTGAACCCCCTTATAATCCTTATTAACGTCTCCAAAGTGATAATAGCAAATTGATAATAGCAAATCACGAGCTTGGGCTTGAACTTCCTTATCATCTTCTCCCCACCGCACAGCATCCTTTTCTCGTAGCCTTTAATATCTGCTTTGATAAAATCCACACGTTCAATCACACCGCGCTCATAAAGATTATTCAGCGTCTCAGTCATGACCTAAACACGCTTGCCTTTTTCTTTCTGATTTTTGTTCAATTTTCTCTCTGAGTCTGAGAAACTCGCAGCCTCGAGGTTCACTGGTTCAACAATCAAAGTATGCTCGGAAGCCTCATCCGATAAACCAGCTCTGCGCACGGTTGCTCTATTCTCAAATCTATGAAGCGCCAGCGTTTTCTCCAAAGCGTCATCCATCTCCGGATTCGGCTCAAACGCATGGACGTAGGCACCTCTTTGCAAAGCGTATAAGGTGAAGAAAGCTTCGGCCACTCCGACGCCTAACACAACATCGTTTGGTTGAACCTTAACACTTTAACACTTTTGTTTTCATACTTACAAACTTAATACACCCTATCCAAAGTACACGCTGTCTAATGAAAAATCTGAATCTATAGCGACCTCATCAGCTTCCAATGGCCTGTTCGTCATTTATCGTGAATGTTACAGGTGCGAATTAGATCTAATTTTTCCGTGATGCCCCTTTATACGTCTAAACTTTTATACTTATCGCATTTTTTGCACGCTTAAAAACTGTTACATTAGAGAGGGTGTCTCTTAACAATCAAACAACGTATTTTTCAGCTACTTTTAGACAGGACGTATAAGTTCTCTCATATGTTCCATTACGAACTCACATCTTGTGAGATAACTTCCTTGATAAAATCAAATAATTTTCTAACAAGTCTTAAGCCCTCCTGTCCTAAAAGTTTTTGGAATAGTGTATCAACGATTGCTGCAATCATTTCTTTTCTGTCCATTATATTTATTCTGCTCTTAAATTCTTTAATATCGTCTTCGCTCAAAAATTCATTCATAATTACCTTAAGTGCCTCTCGGGACAATATAAGAATGTCCCTGTTAAAACTGTAATCGTAAGACTTATTCTCTTTTTTCAAAGTCCTTTCTATTATATCTCTTGCTACCTTGTCCCTTATAAACAAAACTAACTGAGTCTTGCCTTCAGAATTACTTCTTATCTCTATCGCTTCTTCGGTATGAAAAATTATTTCGCGAACATATTCTTTTTCATTCTGAGTTTCGATTATCGTCTGCATTTTAATCTGCATTATAATACTCTCAAGCTTAGAAGGTTTGATTCCAAGCCTGGTTGATAATTTCAAAAAGTCCCGAGAAAATTCAAAACCTTGATTAATGAAAAACACGCGCTGACCATTAATAGTTTTAATGGTTGCGTTACCTTCCGAAATTAAGAAAGCTTGCAAAAGAAAAGTACATAATTTTTCCTTTGTGAGGCTGAAGAGCAGTTCGTTAAAAAGCTTTTCCTTCAGAAACTCAAAAGCTTCGAGCTCATTTCTCATGGTTGTCTACCTTCTTTGCATGAAGCTAATCTGTTACTCGAAATGACGTATACCCATGCCTTGCAAACCCAACGGTTCTCGAA comes from the Fervidobacterium thailandense genome and includes:
- a CDS encoding transcription repressor NadR, producing the protein MFAFGGGDFVERRYKILEILKRSKRPIKGKELAEMFGVTRQVVVSDIAQLREEGYRVVSTRDGYLLDTGERVRRVVAVKHGADEIYDELKIIVENGGRVLDVIVEHPIYGEIIGRIDVESIDDVEKFVSALATSNTKPLLEISGGVHLHTIEAPDEQTMEKILEAIKKYRINK
- a CDS encoding cysteine hydrolase family protein yields the protein MKALLIIDLQNDFAKPGGALYFNGAERVVGPILELVKKFKEEGLPIIYTRDYHDENDYEFQIWGTHCVGGTYGSEIVDELKEALEGYEKVYEIRKTRYSAFYGTNLEKLLKDLGVTEVHVGGLVTHICVLFTVEELRNRGIETIVHVKAVDSFDKSMHEFALREMKEVLLAKLEE
- a CDS encoding AAA family ATPase, which translates into the protein MKGLPLGLNDFKDLIKGNFVYVDKTMYIHELVKRQKGLYFLSRPRRFGKSLLLSTLYYLFKGERELFEGTWIYDKWSWEEYPVVRIDMTDMKSETLEKVEYGLRAVVQNNAEEYGIELESLRVDAGYGFSELIVKLYRKFGKPVVVLIDEYEKPVLDNVIEKGKVEEIRRLLRGFYGTLKAHVDKIRFLLITGLTKFTKMGVFSALNNLTDISFKPEYAQMLGYTHEEVIEYFDEYIARYLQLTGLSKDEFLEMFREYYDGYSFDGIWYDEEGKDRRVYNPYAVLLFFDNMRFAPYWSETGAPSFVYEYLKKHGVSRQRLLEDKVSQSDFSSFEIEDNPPNMFLAQAGYLSLKLVTDRTDPEPVYELYIPNKDVRRGLEKIMFAVEHKVSLSEVMSKSNELMVALKMKDVEKMVEVLDGIYAKVSWRVRRRIERSGGKDRLTHLESFYQGVMVSLMESAGLSVVVEEESAGGSADVVVRMNGVVYVIELKVDRSAREALEQIKERGYHEPYRGKEVYLVGISVSSKSGRIKDWECERVW
- a CDS encoding BMP family lipoprotein gives rise to the protein MRNFGKLIFGLVLVTVFFGSSLFAFKAIMVTDTGGLGDKSFNDGTWAGIKKAASELKIEAKVIVSNEQTDYIPNLSKAAEEVMREKDGGIVFAVGFLLKDALEKVARQYPSVYFGAIDFTLDQPLPNVIGFLFKEHEGTFFVGYVAAAMTLTGSVGFIGGMRIPPVERYRIGYEAGVKAYSQLRGKKVQVVVGYTNEFSDPKKGKELALAQYSQGVDVILAAAGASGLGIFEAAKERSEAVAGKGYENIKKAALAKKRLYYAIGGDMDQDYIVPGLILTSALKRVDVASYLGVKWAYTGEFKGGTVFLGLKEDAVGWSEMKYTKDIILSRAPWVLNDMNYLKELIVSGKIVIPDNDNDLKVFNVSSVKLPK
- a CDS encoding FkbM family methyltransferase; amino-acid sequence: MTETLNNLYERGVIERVDFIKADIKGYEKRMLCGGEKMIRKFKPKLVICYYQFAIITLETLIRIIRGFSKNYKLAINDKVLFAWNEDR